Proteins from one Fragaria vesca subsp. vesca linkage group LG6, FraVesHawaii_1.0, whole genome shotgun sequence genomic window:
- the LOC101298349 gene encoding auxin-induced protein 6B-like translates to MDILLSPKKLIKMTRNLPKVSVIGRRKASSLRAANGNRRNTSATDKGTFVIYTLDERRFVLPLSYLSNYIFQELFKMSEEEFGISSRDHIVFPCDSRLMNYIVSLVKLGMSADLEKALLNSIIRSSCSISTFDRRGQTSKQLLLCGY, encoded by the coding sequence ATGGATATTCTGCTTAGCCCAAAGAAGCTGATTAAAATGACCAGGAACTTGCCGAAGGTGTCAGTTATTGGGAGGAGGAAAGCTTCATCCCTAAGAGCTGCTAACGGTAACAGGAGGAATACTAGTGCTACAGATAAAGGCACCTTTGTTATCTACACCCTTGATGAGAGGCGCTTTGTGCTTCCCTTGTCCTATCTTTCTAACTACATTTTCCAAGAGCTATTCAAGATGTCTGAGGAAGAATTCGGAATATCGAGTAGAGATCATATTGTTTTCCCATGTGATTCACGCCTCATGAACTACATAGTCTCGCTAGTGAAGCTGGGAATGAGTGCAGATTTGGAGAAAGCATTACTCAACTCTATCATTAGAAGTAGTTGCTCCATATCTACTTTTGATCGTCGAGGACAGACAAGCAAACAATTACTTCTTTGTGGTTACTGA